The following are from one region of the Nicotiana tabacum cultivar K326 chromosome 3, ASM71507v2, whole genome shotgun sequence genome:
- the LOC107804126 gene encoding uncharacterized protein LOC107804126, with protein sequence MLFHHNLEKSFFIFTFLLFSIFVLVSAESSIYEVLKSHGLPEGLLPKGVRNFTLDNSGNFVVHLDQACNAVFDKKENELHYERNVSGRVSDGQIDSVSGISAKDLFLWFQVKRIYVSASSSGVIYFDVGVVSKQFSLSAFDSPKECTAVQLTDLEVKSLSRKIKYKLDQGNIGNAVL encoded by the exons ATGTTGTTTCATCATAATCTTGAAAAATCCTTTTTCATAttcacttttcttttattttctatatTCGTTTTAGTCTCAGCAGAATCATCAATATATGAAGTTCTTAAATCCCATGGATTACCAGAGGGATTACTACCAAAGGGTGTGAGGAATTTTACATTAGATAACTCTGGTAATTTTGTTGTCCATTTAGATCAAGCTTGTAATGCAGTATTtgataaaaaggaaaatgaaTTACACTATGAAAGGAATGTATCAGGAAGAGTTAGTGATGGTCAGATCGATTCAGTTTCTGGGATTTCAGCTAAGGATTTGTTTTTATGGTTTCAAGTGAAGAGAATTTATGTTTCAGCTTCAAGTTCTGGTGTTATTTATTTTGATGTTGGTGTTGTCTCTAAGCAGTTTTCATTGTCTGCATTTGATAGTCCAAAGGAATGTACTGCTGTTCAACTTACAGATCTTGAAGTTAAG AGTCTATCCAGGAAGATTAAGTACAAACTTGATCAGGGGAATATTGGCAATGCTGTTTTGTAG